The genomic DNA TGTTCAGTtggaccaaaagacacaaaaggagtCAAATGCAACTTGCTAACCACGCTAGCTAGCATAATCTGGCTCCCAATCcaataaaacaatatgacaACGGCCACAATGCAGAGCATGAGGCTTCAACATCTGAGGCCACGGACACTGCTGTCATTCCCAAGCTGCAAATGACAGTACAGAGATGCGGAAGACCCGGAAacattgaccaatcagagcagacaggGCTTTTTCCGTAGATGGACTGAAAGAAACAGGCACTAAAGTCaagatgtaaacatgttcttgtAGTAGTAGTATGGACCTGAAAACAAGCATATAATGTCACCTTTAAATAAATCTGAACATGGAGCTTCCGCTCTAACGAAATGTCTGCTTGTCCTGCGCCTTGATCCGATTCGGACATCCAAACAGTCGCTGTTTGTATTGTCTGTGTTCTTCATTGCGTTTCCTATTGTCACATAacattcctctgtgtgtgtgtgtgtgtgtgtgtaaggggaGGGGGCTTAATTCCAGACATCCTGCTCTTATTGTTGACCGCCCCAGGTCGACTGCTGCTCAACATGTTAGGCTGAAAGAGAACAAAATGGGGCCCGTGCCACTGAGAGCGATCACACATGCacgtcacacacacaatcaattGTGTTTGCATTATTTTAGAAGACATTATACTGactgacattgatttttttggagacttaccctaaccctaactactacttgcctaaacctaacctcaAGTCCTCACCCTAACAGGTAAGGAATTACATAATGTcccacaaacatattttttgtaggTAACGAGAATTATTCAAATTGTTCATTGTTCCAGGAAACCCTGTTATCTGAACGAACAATGTCACACACCACCAGATCTTCAAACCGATTAAAGAGTGAATCTATAAGTTTGATTGGTCTAAAAACTCCCTCTGTGGCTTTGTGattaaaccctctggagtctgtcTTTTCATTGGTGAATATAATGAGCAATAATTACTCAATATAATtacttaaataattattaacacAATAATTTACAATAACTTTAGTAATACAGTATATCATGCTGAGACaagatttagttttaatttctcacATCCATCTACTGTATTCACAACCAACAAGTGTgctgaaataatattttaagtGAATATCACTACACATTTAtacattaaaattgtatttttgggTTTCCTGGTCGTTTTATAATTTCATGAATTGAGAAAAACCAAGTTTGTACTGATGTGTGTTAAAGACAGTTTCAattatgtgaaataaaaataaaaagctatgCATAGAAAGTCAAACGTTAAAATCAAATGCCTTCTTCCTATATTTTGAGAttagtaaatggtaaatgttcTCAATATTTTAAACACTCGAACGTTCTGTTAAGTAATTTCAACCACTCTAACTTTGTTACTGTGTTTGGATATTAATAtcaaagcagatttttttttaaagtaaaaaaaggaaCCGATTATTGAAAGGTTGAAtctaaaaatcttaaaatgttttttgttgaaaatgtaTTGCTGTGTCACaggaaaaatgttaaaactatTTGTTGTATGTAAATTTAAACTGAACTACAGGCACCTTACACCAGAAGTGTGAACATCTATAAATAGTCTCACCAGTACTAAAGTATATTTGCATGTAACATTTTATTCTTCCCAAAATATTTTGGAAATTAAcccttcatttaaaaacaacatgtaaCGGTGACATCAACAtattacacacaaaataaaacaaataaaagtgcaataaggatttttcaaaataaaaaaacagcacttCCTGTCCCTCTCCACTCATTCAGGCAGAGTTGTGCTGTACTACAGCACCCTCTAGTGgtttacattttaaaggcatGTTTCTgcccaaagtaaaaaaaaacaaaaaaacaaatgaaagcaaCTTTGCGCTATTTTTAATACTACTACAGaccaaagttaaaaaacaaaactaaataaattaggTCCATATATTTTGAGTCACTCAACACATAAATCAGGTTCCCAGATTCCATCCTGAGAGAGATTGAGGGTTTGGGATTCCCTGAGGTTTATTTCTCTAAAAGTGCACAagataaaaatgcagaaaaagtctaaaacaaaacattaacttgCTGAATCAGATTTCAGATATGACTccagtgtctctctgtgtctctggtCAGTGCTTCCACAAACTAAAAGACTGAAGTCCCGTCAGTTCATGGCAGAAgttcataaatctgcatttttaatCACCTTTCAGGCCTCCTTATTCCATCGAGGAATGATGGTCCTGCGGTAAGTCCGTCTTTCTGAGATGTTGCGTCTGACTTTGATCACCGCAGGAGGAGCCATCTCCAGATCCAGAGAGGGGCTGGAGTGGGACTTTTTCAGCgcaccttcctcctcctcttcctccccgaAAGAGTCTGCACACACTTCTTTATCAAACAGGTTCAGGTCTGGGATGTTCAACCTACCGTCGCCTGTCGTCTTTCTCACATTCTTCCAAGCCTCCAGGCCCTGGATGTAGATCTCATAGCGGCACATCTATGGGTTTGAAGAGACATATGGTCACTGAGGAGCAGGGATTAAACTGGGACGAGTCTGTTATGTTATCATGGGATACTTAACCTTGCACATCTAAAAATGTATGTACTCTTTTCTCAATCTTATCGCAATGTAAGAACTTGCTTAAATCAGAATTAAACagcatttcctctttttttttgctgtcaatGGGTTTTCCTAGCTACCTAGCAGTTTAGGGACTTCAGTCGAGGTGGTGATAGTGAACCTTAACAGTTTGACACCCaccataaaacagaaaaaaagaacctaTTCAGCACTTTGTCAGACAGCATAGATGACAGAGAGTGGTAGATGGATGGCAAGGTACAGAGAAAAATAGGTCACAAACTGAGGTTTAATAACATAATGCCAATTGAGCTGATGTTCTGCTTTTACAAAAAGATGCTATAACTTTTACACAAGATAGTTTGCAGCAGGTTGGCTCCAACATTTGGTAGCTATATGTTATATTAAGCTAGCTGGCAAGCTCAAGTTCAAGTAAAACTGTCAAGAAAGCTAACACATTCAAATCTCTCAGCTTTGTCAGGAAACTGGATGTTTGAGCAGAATTATTAGCAACTGAATTTTCACCATGGTTAGGTAATGCAGGCTAGTTTGACCATTTCAAACATGTGCACCCACAGCAACTCAGAAACCACAGAGCCACCTCACATAACAAATCCCAATCCAACCTCTGCTTATGGGTCCTTTTTACATTCTGTGCTTGAATAATGGTGCGTCCATATTGCATAATTTTTTAGTCTTACTTCTGTTTTGAAGTGCAATTGCACTTAGCTTTATCACCCTTTCCTTGCaaaaaaagctatttaaaaGCTTAGAAAAGCTTTTTCAGACAAgatttaaccatttattttgAGATTACTTTATCCAGATAACACCTATTTGGACATTTTTGGCTGCGAGGAGCTGTCAGCAtacaaaataattgtttttgcaaTTACTCTCACTGCCAGAAGGGGGCTAAAAACTTGAAACCAAGAAGAACAAATACAATTGCAAAGAACCAGAAATGGGTGTGGCAGCATGAGGTGGATACACACATGTTCAGTCAGTGCTTTCATTACCTCGTGCTGCAGGTACTCCGCTCTGACGCGATGCTCCTCCAGCTCCCTGGCtttggctttttttccctctggcGGGTTTTGCTGCAGGTATGACAAGTCCGCCTTGAATGACTCCAGCATTCCTGCATGAGACTGCAGCTGGCGTTCCTGCACAAGAACAGATTAAAAGACTTAATGCAAATCCGTTTTATGCAAATTCTGCTGAgggaacaaaaagaaaaatcctggGCAAAAAGAGTACTGTAACACCCCTGTCTTAATCCAGCTGCCGGGCATACATGTTTATGGAAAATGTGCACCATGTGATTCATTCCTGTACTGTATTAACTGTAACCTCACTTGCAATGAAACTGTATTTACTTGTTCCTCTATTCCGTAGCTGATGTAGGAAGGAATCATACAAACGTGTAAAgatggacaaaataacacattcattttacaaacaaaacaaagatttaGTAAGagtttttaaccaaaaacatgcaattttgGAGCAGTACATATGAATTTGTGGCTTAGCATGTTATCAATGTCACAGTTGTTAACATAAATGTGCCTCAGTTTCTTTCCTGTTGGCTAGGTGACAGCTGTTGCATAGCAATGATATTCCAGCGAACATTTTTATCTCCAACACTGagccaaaacatttaaaaaatactaaaaaactcATGATCGTGTGTACCAGGGTTTGAGCAGACTGTGAACAGGGGAGGATCGGCCTGCAGAACCTCCTCTGAGAGCCGACGGCGGCGGGGAACGGAGGCGAGGAATGAAGAGCCGACACCAGGTTGATGCGGCTGATCCATGAAAACATCTCCACTTTGGATCTGAAAGGTAAACAAATACAGTGAGGCTGACTGTCCGACTCTTTGACCCAAACGCACACACATTGACAAACGATGCTGTGACTTACGAGGCCTGAAAAAGGAAAACCCTCCAGTCGGCTGTCTGCAGACGGAAGACGTGTGGCTTCTTGGTGTATTCTGCTGCCTGCTCGGCCAGAGAGTGGTGCAGACTCACCACCTCCTCACCAGTCTGATCCCTCCTGTAAtcatcctgacacacacacacacaaagactctAAATTACCTACACCGCAGGGAAACTAACCGTTAATGACAGTGTGCGCTATTGAGAATCGCATTGGGTAATGACCTGAGTTACTGACCTTCTGTAAGTAAAGGACCATTCCCCTCATCACTCCATAGAAAGTCTTCCAGCTTCTCTTCCCCCATGGAGCTGCAACACACAAGTACTGATATAATAGCTCTCCATAATGAAGGACACTTGTTTCGAATAAGAAATTATCAAAATGCATGGTTCATCTTCATATGTACTTTTGGCCGAAAATGAATACAACAAATCCTGACTATcctaaaagacaaaataaaaaactagacagATGTTTGTGTCTCACTCACTGCGTTTGCCGTCAATGTCAGCGTGCAGCTTTCTCTGGAGGAATCCCTGTTTGACCACAGAGGCCGTTTTGTCGTGAGGGACGTCCTGGAAGGGGTTGGCTTTTGAACGCAGCGGTGCATCTTCTGCTGAATCTTCATCCAACAACACAGAGTTCTTCAACTCCTCCTCGTCACTTTAACAAGCAAAGACAGATTTTTACTACATATGAAGAATGGCGAACAATAGATAATGTTTTATGACTATGTATCAGTGCACTTACACAGCCCACTCCAGCGGCTCATTCTTTATGGAATTGTAAAGACTCTGTGATGTAGATGGAGAGAAAAGGGTTTAATTATGTTCACCAACAAGGATTTgagttttctttttgaaaaacaataattacCTTCAAGAGATCCTTGCTGAAGTTTTCTTCTTCATTCATCCCATCAAGGTTGGACACAAATTTAGACGAGGACATGGACTTCCCTACATTCTGTTGAAACACACAGTATGTGTGATTGACTAAATGCCTCACAGAGATcaccaggtaaaaaaaaatgtaagatgCAAATAGTCGTAAAGGTTTTCTACCTGTCCATGCAAGTCAGTGTTGAGAAGCATCAAAGCGCATGTGAGAGCCAACACAGATTCtgaggatgtaaaaaaaaaaaaaaaaaaaagagtgcaaATGACACATGAATCTGCCACATGAGTATCTTTgagcagaaaacaaaaagtaaactaTGATTGAGACTCACCTGAGGAGGTAAAGGAGTCGGGGTTGCACTGATGGAAGCGGCAGGCGAAATGCTGCAGCACACGCTCCCTCTCCTGGGTCTCTCCTATCAGCACCACCACTTTCAGAAAAGATCTGCAAGAGAGAGAAACCGCAGGGACATAAAAGAAAGATTATGAGATGTTTTATGAGCATGTTTTGTGAGAGATGTCACTGCATAAAAAGATTCAAGCTCCACCTCATCATGAAATTCTCACCTCAGGGCATGATCGAGAGTCTGCCCGGTGAAGTCAAATTGTTTGAGGTATTCCTCCCCGACAGCGCGGCTGAAGTCAttactaaacaaagacaaaacacaatcTGTATCAGTTAggaacactttatttattagaaATTATGTAACCCGGTTTATATTGATCTGAAGGCCTTTTTATGGATCAGAATAAAGGAGAACTTAAGTATATTTCACTCAATATCTTGACAATGTTTCAGGACAGAAAACTTGAATTTGATGTCTGAGCAGGTAGAGAAACTCAATGTTCATTTCACTCAACTCAAACTATCAAAAAGGTCCAGAAAACTGTAGAAATTGGCCACTGGTGCGTTTGCAGAAAAGTGTATTAATGTGCATTAtcttcataaataaataaatctaatgaagtgcaatgtatttattatatctgGTGAGaccaaatatgtttttctggCTCTGGCCAATAAAGTTTtaggctattctattctataacaTTACTCCCTGATGATAAGTGCTACCAGAGATGCAATGTCGTGCTGATTACTCGTTAAAGGTTATTTCAGATATTTAGTCAGGCAGCAGAGGTTGTGATATCTTGGTTTTTTGTTCCTAGTATGAATCAAACTCGAAATGTCTACACTTCCCGTAATGGAACCTAGTAGTATTTTTCATTAAACCCTCTGTGTCTGGTAAATGCCAAAGACTTTAAACCTCCACTGCCAACACAGACTTTCTGCcccctgatgacatcaccagggTTATTTTTATGACTATAAATGCTCCTCCAAAAGGCACAGAAGACATTATACAACTGTTTCAACAGGCTGAGCAGCGGCTGCAGCTCCACTGGCCAGTTTTGGATTTATAGAGTTGAGATGAAAGGAAAATACATGTAATATGTGCTTACTCTTTGTCTAAGTGCTTCACCACGTCCACACGTTGGATTCCATCCAACTTAAACAGCCGTTCAGCGAGGCGGCAGGCCATCTCTCTGTTCACCTCGTCCCCATTCATATGAGGCACTGCAGTCTCAGGGGGTTTGGGTTGCTCTCCATTTGCAACAACTGTTTGTATGGACCCATCTTCATCCTGATGTGACGTCTCAGCCTGTTCGTCCACCTGATTGAACTCGGCCTCTGCTGTCTGCCGTGTGACCTCGGTCTCAGGAGGCAGATGCTCTGTTTTGTCTGACTCATCCGTCTCTGGCTGCACAAGCTGCTCGGAGAGCGGTGGCGGAGACAAGTCGCTCGTTTGCTCATTCTGCTCTGATGGCTCCGTCTGTTCGTGCTGCTCTGCCACTTCGGGGTCTTCAGCTTCATCACAAACTGTCCGCTCTGACTGAGTAGAGTCCTCTGGCATGTCTGACTTTGAGTCTTCTGTCAGCTCCATCTCTGGTGGCTGCTCCAGATGCTGCAACTGTCCTAACTGGTCAGAGTCTTGTGACACCTCTGTTTGGATTTGCTCTGACTCTTCGGTCTTCTCAAGCTGCTCGGACTCAGCGTGTTCAGGCTGCGGTGACAGCTCTATGTCCTGTGTAGTCGTTTGGTCACAATGTTGTTGCTCTAAACAACTTGACTCCTCCAGTTTTTCAGTCAGCTCTTCTATCTCCGGTGAGTCTTCTGTCCTCTCTGCAGTATCTGCCGCCTGTATCAACGGTTCTTCAATGTCTTCTGCAGCCTCTGACTGTTCAGGGTCCACATTCTGATCTACATCTTTATACATTTCCGGCTCTTCGGTCTGACCTGTGGGATCTTCATGTAACCGTTTTTCTATATTGATGTCCTCTTCAGTCTCTGAGTGCTGCTTTTCCTCCAAAAGCTCTGACTGCTGCAGATCTATTAGCTTATCGGGGTTTACAGTAGGTCCAGTTTCATCAGTTTGTAGTGGCTCTGCAGAAAGCTCCCTAAAAAAGTGAAGATCAAATATGCATTTTAGTTTAAGGCTGTACCAAATTgtattaactttacattcaTATCTTCTATTGAGGTTTTTGAATGAAGCTTTGAATGCCTTTTCTCATATTGTATGACGTCATTACCCTAATTTAATTAGTTTATCTTTCTTGATGAAATCAAATTTTCTCTAATGTCGTCAGTTTTAAAAAGATAAGATCGTGATGGATTAGTAAGCAAATGCTTATACACAATATGatcttttatattattttattatgccTAATTTACGATAATAGTGTTAAATACTgccaaaataaattgtttgtggttctataaatataatttatgttgCTGTTAGATTGCTTCCAGGAAGGCCCATTACCACAAATGAGTACCTCTCTATGTGTGCAGCAAGCAGGACAGCTAACAGTTTTGTGaccagtgaaaatgtttttttaagttaaacacCAACAATTTTGGCTTAAAGCAGAATATGTTGTACCATGAAAACAAGATGTGGATTTTGGAAACTATtcaatttttctcatttcaatAAA from Centropristis striata isolate RG_2023a ecotype Rhode Island chromosome 19, C.striata_1.0, whole genome shotgun sequence includes the following:
- the LOC131992856 gene encoding PH and SEC7 domain-containing protein 4, with the translated sequence MEEENLSSSLPDVIDLVFQQPQQESWTSVDLQYVNGEQETDGWGDTEVQINQADGTDQVHLSPKAGQDTPEEAEQWEQIIWPVHPMPCTNASLSCATVQWDMPDPSAETPQLMTDSGSANELDSGGVTSLETTTPSLHQALNAELVTQKGRGEEDEFNSRLLNSNLQWTGNSSEPCDDADVQEPPTQEREDPTHELLENNNEILLTTDSEEEEHSAASDPVETVDLIHIPEEVEASGDDTDSFEDLKLEGEQEEPGILLTGQGDSEDEQTSANGVESEEENEEKDEGEEEEQINVSRTEESEDAQAVSCLTDVELSAEPLQTDETGPTVNPDKLIDLQQSELLEEKQHSETEEDINIEKRLHEDPTGQTEEPEMYKDVDQNVDPEQSEAAEDIEEPLIQAADTAERTEDSPEIEELTEKLEESSCLEQQHCDQTTTQDIELSPQPEHAESEQLEKTEESEQIQTEVSQDSDQLGQLQHLEQPPEMELTEDSKSDMPEDSTQSERTVCDEAEDPEVAEQHEQTEPSEQNEQTSDLSPPPLSEQLVQPETDESDKTEHLPPETEVTRQTAEAEFNQVDEQAETSHQDEDGSIQTVVANGEQPKPPETAVPHMNGDEVNREMACRLAERLFKLDGIQRVDVVKHLDKDNDFSRAVGEEYLKQFDFTGQTLDHALRSFLKVVVLIGETQERERVLQHFACRFHQCNPDSFTSSESVLALTCALMLLNTDLHGQNVGKSMSSSKFVSNLDGMNEEENFSKDLLKSLYNSIKNEPLEWAVDEEELKNSVLLDEDSAEDAPLRSKANPFQDVPHDKTASVVKQGFLQRKLHADIDGKRTPWGKRSWKTFYGVMRGMVLYLQKDDYRRDQTGEEVVSLHHSLAEQAAEYTKKPHVFRLQTADWRVFLFQASSKVEMFSWISRINLVSALHSSPPFPAAVGSQRRFCRPILPCSQSAQTLERQLQSHAGMLESFKADLSYLQQNPPEGKKAKARELEEHRVRAEYLQHEMCRYEIYIQGLEAWKNVRKTTGDGRLNIPDLNLFDKEVCADSFGEEEEEEGALKKSHSSPSLDLEMAPPAVIKVRRNISERRTYRRTIIPRWNKEA